From Acanthopagrus latus isolate v.2019 chromosome 22, fAcaLat1.1, whole genome shotgun sequence, the proteins below share one genomic window:
- the LOC119012517 gene encoding uncharacterized protein LOC119012517 isoform X2 — MVQFRWIKTSLFAILPLLLTAVTGLNHTSVTARVGDEVTLPCDNVIKTRDKCNSTSWLASRSGESAKQLVNLGQISKSEIPKSRSDRLSVTESCSLVIKNISVEDVGRYTCRQFNKSGKQQGEDALVYLSVVNVEKLQGDDRDTLTCSVLTYTGCGHTVKWLYDDNMDGVETVTLTCSARLTYKPPHLNHKSNYHKSPECEVTDDQSGQTLLWKVNSVNGTKATQENGSPGFTDWWWVIIVAVGFAALLIIAVAVIRWKTAKGNKTQKNDNTGQKLNPAVTQPSVEISQDMVEPEDGVSYASVSYTKMTNSGPQGKGESDEGDAVTYSTVKASCSSAEPSADLSSLYATINK; from the exons ATGGTTCAGTTCAGATGGATTAAAACGTCTTTATTTGCAATATTGCCGCTCCTGCTTACAG cagtaactgGACTGAATCACACCTCCGTCACTGCCAGAGTTGGAGATGAAGTCACTTTGCCTTGTGACAATGTGATCAAAACTCGGGACAAATGTAACAGTACCTCTTGGCTTGCCAGTCGTTCTGGGGAATCAGCAAAACAGCTGGTAAATCTTGGACAGATCAGTAAAAGTGAGATTCCCAAATCTAGATCAGACAGACTGAGCGTGACAGAGAGCTGTTCTCTGGTTATTAAAAATATCTCAGTGGAGGATGTTGGTCGTTACACCTGCAGACAGTTCAACaaatcaggaaaacaacaagGTGAAGATGCTCTGGTTTATCTGTCTGTTGTTAACG TGGAGAAACTACAGGGGGATGACAGAGACACCTTGACCTGCTCTGTGTTGACATATACTGGATGTGGACACACAGTGAAGTGGCTGTATGATGATAATATGGATGGAGTGGAGACAGTAACACTTACCTGTTCTGCCAGGTTGACATATAAACCTCCTCATCTTAATCACAAGTCAAACTATCACAAGTCACCTGAGTGTGAAGTGACAGATGATCAGAGTGGACAGACGCTGCTGTGGAAAGTTAACTCAG TAAACGGCACTAAAGCAACTCAAGAAAATGGCTCCCCTGGTTTCACAG ACTGGTGGTGGGTCATCATCGTGGCTGTGGGTTTTGCAGCGCTCTTAATAATCGCTGTTGCTGTCATCAGATGGAAGACGGCCAAAG ggaacaaaacacagaagaatgACAACACT GGTCAGAAGTTGAACCCGGCAGTGACTCAGCCCTCTGTGGAAATCAGTCAGGACATG GTGGAACCTGAAGATGGCGTTTCCTACGCCTCCGTCAGCTACACCAAGATGACCAACAGTGGACCCCAG GGTAAAGGTGAGAGTGACGAAGGTGATGCAGTGACCTACAGCACAGTGAAAGCTTCCTGTTCCTCTGCTGAACCCTCGGCTGACCTCAGCAGCCTCTACGCCACCATCAACAAATGA
- the LOC119012517 gene encoding uncharacterized protein LOC119012517 isoform X1, with protein sequence MVQFRWIKTSLFAILPLLLTAAVTGLNHTSVTARVGDEVTLPCDNVIKTRDKCNSTSWLASRSGESAKQLVNLGQISKSEIPKSRSDRLSVTESCSLVIKNISVEDVGRYTCRQFNKSGKQQGEDALVYLSVVNVEKLQGDDRDTLTCSVLTYTGCGHTVKWLYDDNMDGVETVTLTCSARLTYKPPHLNHKSNYHKSPECEVTDDQSGQTLLWKVNSVNGTKATQENGSPGFTDWWWVIIVAVGFAALLIIAVAVIRWKTAKGNKTQKNDNTGQKLNPAVTQPSVEISQDMVEPEDGVSYASVSYTKMTNSGPQGKGESDEGDAVTYSTVKASCSSAEPSADLSSLYATINK encoded by the exons ATGGTTCAGTTCAGATGGATTAAAACGTCTTTATTTGCAATATTGCCGCTCCTGCTTACAG cagcagtaactgGACTGAATCACACCTCCGTCACTGCCAGAGTTGGAGATGAAGTCACTTTGCCTTGTGACAATGTGATCAAAACTCGGGACAAATGTAACAGTACCTCTTGGCTTGCCAGTCGTTCTGGGGAATCAGCAAAACAGCTGGTAAATCTTGGACAGATCAGTAAAAGTGAGATTCCCAAATCTAGATCAGACAGACTGAGCGTGACAGAGAGCTGTTCTCTGGTTATTAAAAATATCTCAGTGGAGGATGTTGGTCGTTACACCTGCAGACAGTTCAACaaatcaggaaaacaacaagGTGAAGATGCTCTGGTTTATCTGTCTGTTGTTAACG TGGAGAAACTACAGGGGGATGACAGAGACACCTTGACCTGCTCTGTGTTGACATATACTGGATGTGGACACACAGTGAAGTGGCTGTATGATGATAATATGGATGGAGTGGAGACAGTAACACTTACCTGTTCTGCCAGGTTGACATATAAACCTCCTCATCTTAATCACAAGTCAAACTATCACAAGTCACCTGAGTGTGAAGTGACAGATGATCAGAGTGGACAGACGCTGCTGTGGAAAGTTAACTCAG TAAACGGCACTAAAGCAACTCAAGAAAATGGCTCCCCTGGTTTCACAG ACTGGTGGTGGGTCATCATCGTGGCTGTGGGTTTTGCAGCGCTCTTAATAATCGCTGTTGCTGTCATCAGATGGAAGACGGCCAAAG ggaacaaaacacagaagaatgACAACACT GGTCAGAAGTTGAACCCGGCAGTGACTCAGCCCTCTGTGGAAATCAGTCAGGACATG GTGGAACCTGAAGATGGCGTTTCCTACGCCTCCGTCAGCTACACCAAGATGACCAACAGTGGACCCCAG GGTAAAGGTGAGAGTGACGAAGGTGATGCAGTGACCTACAGCACAGTGAAAGCTTCCTGTTCCTCTGCTGAACCCTCGGCTGACCTCAGCAGCCTCTACGCCACCATCAACAAATGA